A portion of the Scleropages formosus chromosome 15, fSclFor1.1, whole genome shotgun sequence genome contains these proteins:
- the LOC108921851 gene encoding b(0,+)-type amino acid transporter 1, whose translation MADQTTEKLKLKRELGLLRAVSLVIGTMIGSGIFISPQYIVQEVRSPGASLVIWAVGGLVALLAALSFAELGTIIRESGGEFIYVLRIYGKLPAFFVAFTFLVVVKPMGGAASSLSFAKYVLAPLYPECPPPDVPLKCTAVVVLLLVAIVNILSVHLSMSIQVFFVVAKLVGLLVIVFGGFVTLANGHVGSLQNAFEGTVLGVSDIGIALYQGLWCYAGWYNLNYVTEELKRPEVNLPRALLIAIPTVTVLYLLVNVSYLTAMTPRELMSSTAVAVTWGNKVLGSWGWLMSIAAALSAFGSLNGSFFSGGRLCFVAAREGHMPDILAMAHVHRLTPLPALTFKTVLALVVLIPGDFESIINYFSFTAWFFYGITVSGLLYLKIKKPEMRGSYKTPIFVPILVIIAAVFLVLAPIIDQPKIEYLYVTLFILSGSIIYVPFIHYKLCPGFLDKVTMFLQLFLEVAPADKNL comes from the exons ATGGCAGATCAGACAACAGAAAAGCTCAAGCTGAAACGGGAGCTGGGCTTGCTGCGTGCTGTATCGCTGGTCATCGGAACCATGATTGGCTCGGGGATCTTCATCTCGCCTCAGTATATAGTGCAGGAAGTCCGAAGCCCGGGGGCCAGCCTGGTTATCTGGGCAGTGGGTGGCCTGGTGGCCCTGCTGGCGGCTCTCTCCTTTGCTGAGCTTGGGACCATAATCAGGGAGTCTGGTGGGGAATTCATCTATGTGCTGCGGATCTACGGCAAGCTGCCGGCCTTTTTTGTGGCATTCACCTTCCTAGTCGTAGTGAAACCTATGGGTGGAGCGGCGAGCTCCCTGAGCTTTGCCAAGTATGTGTTGGCTCCTCTATACCCTGAATGCCCCCCACCTGATGTGCCTCTTAAATGTACTGCTGTAGTGGTTTTACTGTTGGTGGCTATAGTCAACATTCTCAGCGTACACCTCAGCATGTCCATCCAGGTGTTTTTTGTAGTGGCCAAGCTGGTGGGGCTCCTGGTCATAGTGTTCGGGGGGTTTGTGACGCTGGCAAACGGACACGTCGGAAGCTTGCAGAATGCCTTTGAGGGAACTGTGCTAGGGGTCAGTGATATAGGAATTGCATTGTACCAAGGACTGTGGTGCTATGCTGGGTGGTACAACCTGAACTATGTGACCGAGGAGCTGAAACGACCTGAG GTGAATCTCCCTCGAGCTTTGCTGATCGCCATACCCACGGTCACCGTGCTCTATCTGCTGGTCAACGTGAGCTACCTGACAGCCATGACACCCAGGGAGCTGATGTCCTCCACCGCAGTAGCTGTAACCTGGGG gAACAAAGTGCTGGGCAGCTGGGGGTGGTTGATGTCCATAGCTGCAGCCCTCTCCGCATTCGGGTCCCTAAACGGCTCGTTCTTCAGCGGGGGGCGGCTGTGCTTTGTGGCCGCCCGGGAGGGTCACATG CCTGACATCCTGGCCATGGCCCATGTCCATCGGTTGACCCCTTTGCCCGCACTAACCTTCAAGACGGTCCTCGCACTGGTGGTGCTGATCCCAGGCGACTTCGAGAGCATCATTAACTACTTCAG CTTTACTGCTTGGTTCTTCTACGGAATTACGGTGTCCGGTCTTCTTTACCTTAAAATCAAGAAACCAGAAATGCGCGGCTCGTACAAG ACGCCTATTTTCGTCCCCATCCTGGTTATCattgctgctgtgtttctcgTGCTGGCGCCCATCATCGACCAGCCCAAGATCGAGTACCTGTACGTGACGCTCTTCATCCTCAGTGGCAGCATCATCTACGTGCCCTTCATACACTACAAGCTGTGCCCTGGCTTCCTGGATAAGGTCACCATGTTCCTGCAGCTCTTCCTCGAAGTGGCTCCAGCGGACAAGAACCTGTAG
- the LOC108939511 gene encoding rho-related GTP-binding protein RhoB — protein sequence MAAIRKKLVVVGDGACGKTCLLIVFSKDEFPEVYVPTVFENYVADIEVDSKQVELALWDTAGQEDYDRLRPLSYPDTDVILMCFSVDSPDSLENIPEKWVPEVKHFCPSVPIILVANKKDLRNDENVRNELARMKQEPVKTEDGRAMAVRIGAYDYLECSAKTKDGVREVFETATRAALQKRSRPSGGCANCCKLL from the coding sequence ATGGCTGCAATTCGCAAGAAGCTCGTGGTGGTGGGCGACGGCGCGTGCGGCAAGACGTGCCTACTGATCGTGTTCAGTAAGGACGAGTTCCCCGAGGTCTACGTGCCCACCGTGTTCGAAAACTACGTGGCCGACATCGAGGTGGACAGCAAGCAGGTGGAGCTGGCGCTGTGGGACACGGCAGGCCAGGAGGACTACGACAGGCTCCGGCCCCTCTCGTACCCGGACACTGACGTCATCCTCATGTGCTTCTCCGTGGACAGCCCGGACTCGCTGGAGAACATCCCTGAGAAGTGGGTGCCGGAGGTGAAGCACTTCTGCCCCAGCGTGCCCATCATCCTGGTGGCCAACAAGAAGGACCTGCGCAACGACGAGAACGTGAGGAACGAGCTGGCCAGGATGAAGCAGGAGCCCGTCAAGACGGAGGACGGCCGGGCCATGGCCGTGCGCATCGGTGCCTACGACTACCTTGAGTGTTCAGCCAAGACCAAGGACGGCGTGCGCGAGGTCTTTGAGACGGCGACGCGCGCCGCCCTCCAGAAGCGATCGAGGCCCTCCGGCGGCTGCGCCAACTGCTGCAAGCTGCTGTGA